Part of the Acidobacteriota bacterium genome, TCATCCTGGATTCTCAGGGCGCGCCGGCTCTGAGGAGCTGGACGTGGACGGCTCCGTTGACCTGCTGGGAGACTTGCAAGGCCTCCTGAACCACGGGGCGGCAATCCTGGGGCACTTTTTCGATGGTCTGGATCAGGGAGGCATTGATCTTCTGGGTGGATTTCAGGAGTGCCTTCAGGAGTTTCTGACCCCTTTTCTGGTCGGGATCTTCCCTTGCAGCCAGGTCGTCGGCCCGGTTCAGGGCCAGGGCATAACCGGTCAGGTACCTCCGGGCCTGGTCCTGTTCGCATTTCCGAACCAGGATTCGGAACTGTTTGAGCCGGTCAAAAACGATGTCCAGGTATACACCCAATTGCTTTCGGGGGGTTTTGGCCTTCTGCAGGGCCTCCGCTTCCGATGGGGAAAACTTCTCGGGGGAGAAGGCGTCCTCGGAGGCCGAGGAATGCTGAGCCAAGCCGAAAGCTGCCACCAATATGCCGAGGGCGACCAGCCCGCGGACCAGTGGCGCGCGGAATGATACGGGTGGCGGCAGCAGGGGATTACCTCTCGTTCATGGGAATGTAGGGTGCCGGATGAGGAGGGCCGGTGTATTCCGCCCTGGGCCGAATGAGGCGGTTGTTGTCCAGTTGCTCGAGAACGTGAGCGGTCCAGCCGGAGATGCGGCTGACTGCGAAGAGCGGGGTGAACAGATCCACGGGGATCCCGAGGTTGTAGTACACGGTGGCGGAGTAGAAATCGACATTGGCATTGATGTTCTTTTCGCGCTTCACCACCTCTTCGATCACCCGGGAGGTTTCGAACCAGGTGCGGGTACCGGAACTCTCGGACAGGTCGCGGGACATGCGGCGCAGGTGGGTGGCTCTCGGGTCTTCGGTCCGATAGACCCGGTGTCCGAAGCCGCTGATCTTCTGCTTTCTGGCCAGGGCTTCCTTAATATAGGTTTCGGCTCGCTCGGTCTCCCCGATGTCGATCAGCATTCGCATGACATCCTGGTTGGCCCCACCGTGCAGGGGACCCTTCAGGGTTCCGACGGCCGAGGCAATGGCGGAATGGATATCCGTCAAGGTGGCCACGGTCACCCGGGCCGCGAAAGTCGAGGCGTTGAACTCGTGGTCGGCATGCAGGATGAGAGCCACGTCCAGGGCTCGCTCGGCGGTCGCATCGGGCTTTTTCCCGGTGAGCATGTAGACGAAGTTGGCGGCATGGGAAAGCCCGGGATCGGGACTGACGGGCTCCAGGCCGTTGCGGATGCGGTCAGCCGTGGCCACGATGGAGGCGATCTGCCCGGTCAGACGATAGGTCTTTCTCAGGTTGGCCGGTTTGTCGTTGGCCGCGACGTCGGGGTCGAAATGGGACAGGGCAGAGACAGCCGTGCGCAATACATCCATGGGGGGAGCGTCCGCGGGCAAGCTGTTCAACAACTGAACCACGGGTTCCGGCAAGTCCCTGCTGCGACCCATGACCGCTTTCATTTCGTCCAGTTCCGCTTGCTTGGGGAGGTGGCCGAACCACAACAGATAGCAGACTTCCTCAAAAGTCGAATGTTCCGCCAGATCGTGGATGTCTATGCCTCGATAGGACAGAATCCCCTTTTGTCCGTCGATGTAGCAGATGGACGAGGTCGCTGCCACAATATCCTGCAAGCCTTCCTTAAACCTGGCCATTCACAACTCCTTCTCCATCCTGTCAAGTAACCGTGCGATGTGCTTCCTGCGGGAAAACCGGCGGGGCCAGCCTGAAACGGGACACGCGGTCTGAAAGCGAGGCCGGAATTCTAAACCAAAGCCCTCGGTTGTGGGAAGGAAATTCGTGACCGGCAGGCCGCCCGCGGGAAAAGAGCACGGTGGCTAATTGACCGCCACTACTCAAAACCACCAGGCCTTCCAGAGGAGCAGACCCAGGGCTGCGGAGAATCCCAGCACCACCCGGTACTCGCGGTTGCGGCGGTAGTGTTGCAGGCTGAACGGTGCCGGGTCGCGGCCGGTCGGCCAGCGGGTGGGGAGAAAGAAGGGGACGGTCTTCCGGTAGCCCGGATAACGGAGGGGGAACAGTTGCTTCAGATGTTCTTCCTCGGCCCGCATGGCCGGTCCGTACATAAGGAAGAAGCAGGCCAGAAACAGGGCCAGGATCGTCAGGCTGCTCCCGGCCAGGCTGAATCCCAGGCCGATCACGAAGCTGCCCAGGTAGAGAGGATGACGGGTGAAGGAGTAAGGGCCGGAGACGGCGAGTCGGTCGTTCTTGAGGACGTGGCCGGCAGCCCATCCGCGAAAGAGCATTCCCAGGAAGGCCAGAGCGATTCCTAACAGCCAGAGAGGCCAGGTGGGGCGCGCCAGCCAGATGTAGAGGCCGGCCAGGAGAAAACCGGCGGGGACGCGGAGGCGGGTGAGGATCGGCAGCATGAGGCGTTCCCACTCAGTTGGACCGGGGTGGAAGCGAAGCCTGTACCCGGGGTTGCTCCAGGCGCCTCACCACCGCGTCGAAGACCTGATCCACCGTGACCAGGGTCATGCACTGGCGCCGGTACTTGCGACACGTCCTCTTGTAGCAGGGCCCGCAGGGAACCGGCTGGAACACCGCCAGGTCCTCCGGGTGCGGGGACCCGTTCCTTCCCGGGTCGGTTGGACCGAAGATGCCGACTACCGGCGTCCGGCAGGCCGCGGCCAGGTGCAGCGGCCCGGTGTCGCCCCCCACGAAAAGGAGGGCCCGCCGGGCCAGGGCAATGAACTGGGGCAGGGTGGTCGAAAAGGTCGGAGGCGGATCGCCCGAACAGGCCGCTATCACTTCCCGGACCAGGTCCTCTTCTCCCGGGCCCCAGGTCAGCACGGTCTTCAGACCCAGCTCCCGACGGATTCGATGGTGGAGAAGACCATAGTTGGAGGGAGACCAGTTCTTGGTTACCCAGCCTCCTCCCGGATTGAGGATGATGAACTCCTTCAGGCGGCGTTGAGTCAACTGCGCCTCGATATAGGCTCGGTCCGACTCTTCCACCCTCAAGTCAACCTCGCCTTGGCCTCGGGTGGTCCCCTGGCTGGCCACCAACGCTCGATGAAGGTCGCTGACGTGGGGGGGCGCGGGGTCCGGTGACACCCGCCTGCCATAGAGGATGCGGCAACCGGGCTCTCTGAGGTGAGGCTTGTCGAATCCCACCAGCAAACGTGCGCCGGAAAAGAGGCCGAATACAGCCGACTTCCAGAGTCCCTGGAAGTCAAAGACCACCTCGTACCGTTGCTGCTTCATCCGGCTCCGACACCGGTAGATCTCCCGCCAGGTCCGGGGTCGCCACAGCGCCCTCCTCCACTTGCGGGTATCGACTTCAATCACGTGGTCGAGCCGGGGATGGTTTCTCAGCAGGACTGCTGCCGGCTTCTCCACCAGCCAGTCGATCCGGGCCCGCGGGAAAGAGGTCCTCAAGTCCGAAAGGGCGGGTAGCGTGTGGACGACGTCACCGATCGAACCCAGCTTGATGATCAGGATCCGGTTCATCGATCGTTTTTTTTCGTGGAGGGGGGCGATTCCCGGGTCCTCATCAGTCCCTTCAGCAGGCTCCGGGTGGAATGGTCCTTGGGATCTCCGGTAATGGCGATCCGTCCCCCGTAGGAGAGAACCACCTCCCGCTCCGGAACCGTCTGCTCGCTGTAATCGGTTCCCTTGCAGTGTATGTGGGGCTGCAGCGTACGAAGCACCCGTTCCACGTTCAATTCCTCAAAGACCAGCACGTAGTCCACGCAGGACAGGGCGGCCAGGATTTCCGCCCGTTCCTGTTGGTGCATCAGAGGACGCGGAGGCCCCTTGAGTGCGCGCACGGAGGCGTCGGCATTGACGGCCACCACCAGGCAGTCGCCCAACCGGCGCGCCTCCCGTAGGTAGCGAACATGGCCCACGTGGAGCCAGTCGAAGCATCCGTTGGCCAGCACCACCTGGCGGCCGCGCTTCTTCAGGTCTGTCACCAGAGGCTGCAAGGCCTCCAGGGAGAGGATCTTAGCGTTTGTCTGGAACACCCCTGCTTCGCTCCTTATGACCGGCCTCGTCGTATGAGACGGCGGCGCGGCCGAGTGAAAAGTGAAGAGTGCAGAGTGAAGAGTTATTCGACCGACACATTACGCATGTCTGAAGCATTCTTGTTTCAAAGTGTACGGTCGGCACGGCGCGCCGCCGGCACGGCTATCCATGAGAGCTGCAGGCTCTATCCCGGGCTACGGCCTCCTTGAGTTCCTGGCGGCTCACGGTGGCGGTGCCGTGCTTCATGACCACGAGTCCACCGGCGTAGTTGGAGAGGCGGGACGCCTCCTCGAAGCTGGCTCCGGCGGCCAGGGCCAGGGTGAAGACGGCAATGACGGTATCTCCGGCGCCGGTGACGTCGGCAACCTGGTCGCTCCCGAAAATGGGAATGGAAAGCGAGGGCTTGCGGGGGGTGAAGAGCACCATGCCATCCCGTCCGCGGGTGATAAGGACCGCCTCCGACTTCAACCGCCGCAACAGGCGCCTGCCGGCCTTTTCCAGCCGATCCCTGTCGTTTCCGATCTCGTACCCCAACAGGGCCTCCACCTCGGGCTCGTTGGGGGTGGAGGCGGTCAGCCCGGGAAACTGCAGCAGTTGGTACCTGGAATCCACGGTGATGGGGAACTCCTCTCGCATCCCGGCCAGGCGGGCCACCAGCTCCGGGCTCACGTAGCCCATACCGTAGTCGGAGATGATGAGGCCTTTGCAGAAACCCAATAATGGCGCCAAGCGTCTCCAGACAGCCTGCTCGGTCTTCCGGGTGTGCCGAAAGCGGCCCTCGCGGTCCAGCCGCAGGACCTGATGCCGGGTGGAGTGGGCCGAGCCGGCCACGAAGCGGGTCTTGACGGGAGTGGTGTAGTCCCTGTCCCTCTCAATCGTGGGAATGGAGAGCTCTGAGTCCCGGAGCTGCCGGTGGAGCTCCTCTCCGGCGTCATCCCGGCCCAGGATTCCGACCGGGACGGGATGGGCCTCCAGCGCGATCAGGTTGTTGATGGCGTTGGCGGCGCCCCCGGGAAGAATGCGGGATTCTCTGTGCTTGAGGATAAGCACCGGAGCCTCCCGGGAAATCCGGGAAAACTCTCCGAACACGAACTCGTCCGCCACCAGGTCGCCGTATACGACGATGGGACAGCCGGGGAAGCCGTCGATGATCTCAGCGTAGCGGCGGGCGTCGGCGGCACTCATACCGCCTCCAGCACGACCCGGCTGGCTTCCAGCAGGTTCTCCACTACCCACTCCGGCTGGACTTTCCATTGGTTTCGTTGGTGTTCGTAGGCGCCTCGGCCGTATCCCGAGAGGACAAAGACGGAGCGGGCGCCGGCGTTGTGGGCCAACTCGATATCGCTGTAGCGGTCTCCAATCACGAAGGACTTGCCGACGTCGACGCCGAATTCCTCGACCGCCCGCCACAGCATGCCCGGCTTGGGTTTGCGGCAGTTGCAAATCTGTCGATAGGGAGGCTCGCCGGCGGTGGGATGGTGGGGACAGTAGTAGACGGCGTCGAAGTAGGCTCCGGCGCGCTCCATTTCCCTGCGAAGCCTGGTGTGGATCTGGAGCACCAGCTCCTCGCTGAAGTAGCCGCGGGCCACCCCGGCCTGATTGCTCACCACGATGCTTCTCAACCCCCGCCGGTTGAAGCCGCGAATGGCCTCCGCAGTCCAGGAGTAGACCTGAAAGCGGGAGAGATGGTTCACGTAGCCGACCTCTTCGCTGATGGTGCCGTCCCGATCGATGAAGGCCGCGATTTCAGCCATGGGTGTGAGGGGATTATCGAAGTGAAGAACCGCCTGGGCTCGCGGGGAGATCCTTGGCGGGGTTGCCGCTCCCGCGGGTCCGCGGGATGAGCGAGCATGGCCCCTGGGTTGACGGGAACGGCCGTTCCTCCGAGCAACGGCGTCCCTCAGCCACCTGCCCGGAGCATCCGCACTGCCTCCTGGAAGACTTCCTCAACCGTGATCCGGGTCATGCAGCGGTGATCGATGGGACATTCTCGCAGAAGGCACGGACTGCATTCAACGTTTTTGTTCAGGACCACGGCGGTGGGACCGAGGGGTCCGGTGGCGACCTGGTCGGTGGAGCCGA contains:
- a CDS encoding citrate synthase, which encodes MARFKEGLQDIVAATSSICYIDGQKGILSYRGIDIHDLAEHSTFEEVCYLLWFGHLPKQAELDEMKAVMGRSRDLPEPVVQLLNSLPADAPPMDVLRTAVSALSHFDPDVAANDKPANLRKTYRLTGQIASIVATADRIRNGLEPVSPDPGLSHAANFVYMLTGKKPDATAERALDVALILHADHEFNASTFAARVTVATLTDIHSAIASAVGTLKGPLHGGANQDVMRMLIDIGETERAETYIKEALARKQKISGFGHRVYRTEDPRATHLRRMSRDLSESSGTRTWFETSRVIEEVVKREKNINANVDFYSATVYYNLGIPVDLFTPLFAVSRISGWTAHVLEQLDNNRLIRPRAEYTGPPHPAPYIPMNER
- a CDS encoding isoprenylcysteine carboxylmethyltransferase family protein; this translates as MLPILTRLRVPAGFLLAGLYIWLARPTWPLWLLGIALAFLGMLFRGWAAGHVLKNDRLAVSGPYSFTRHPLYLGSFVIGLGFSLAGSSLTILALFLACFFLMYGPAMRAEEEHLKQLFPLRYPGYRKTVPFFLPTRWPTGRDPAPFSLQHYRRNREYRVVLGFSAALGLLLWKAWWF
- the waaC gene encoding lipopolysaccharide heptosyltransferase I, which translates into the protein MNRILIIKLGSIGDVVHTLPALSDLRTSFPRARIDWLVEKPAAVLLRNHPRLDHVIEVDTRKWRRALWRPRTWREIYRCRSRMKQQRYEVVFDFQGLWKSAVFGLFSGARLLVGFDKPHLREPGCRILYGRRVSPDPAPPHVSDLHRALVASQGTTRGQGEVDLRVEESDRAYIEAQLTQRRLKEFIILNPGGGWVTKNWSPSNYGLLHHRIRRELGLKTVLTWGPGEEDLVREVIAACSGDPPPTFSTTLPQFIALARRALLFVGGDTGPLHLAAACRTPVVGIFGPTDPGRNGSPHPEDLAVFQPVPCGPCYKRTCRKYRRQCMTLVTVDQVFDAVVRRLEQPRVQASLPPRSN
- a CDS encoding adenylyltransferase/cytidyltransferase family protein — protein: MLSLEALQPLVTDLKKRGRQVVLANGCFDWLHVGHVRYLREARRLGDCLVVAVNADASVRALKGPPRPLMHQQERAEILAALSCVDYVLVFEELNVERVLRTLQPHIHCKGTDYSEQTVPEREVVLSYGGRIAITGDPKDHSTRSLLKGLMRTRESPPSTKKNDR
- a CDS encoding bifunctional ADP-heptose synthase; amino-acid sequence: MSAADARRYAEIIDGFPGCPIVVYGDLVADEFVFGEFSRISREAPVLILKHRESRILPGGAANAINNLIALEAHPVPVGILGRDDAGEELHRQLRDSELSIPTIERDRDYTTPVKTRFVAGSAHSTRHQVLRLDREGRFRHTRKTEQAVWRRLAPLLGFCKGLIISDYGMGYVSPELVARLAGMREEFPITVDSRYQLLQFPGLTASTPNEPEVEALLGYEIGNDRDRLEKAGRRLLRRLKSEAVLITRGRDGMVLFTPRKPSLSIPIFGSDQVADVTGAGDTVIAVFTLALAAGASFEEASRLSNYAGGLVVMKHGTATVSRQELKEAVARDRACSSHG
- a CDS encoding HAD family hydrolase, which codes for MAEIAAFIDRDGTISEEVGYVNHLSRFQVYSWTAEAIRGFNRRGLRSIVVSNQAGVARGYFSEELVLQIHTRLRREMERAGAYFDAVYYCPHHPTAGEPPYRQICNCRKPKPGMLWRAVEEFGVDVGKSFVIGDRYSDIELAHNAGARSVFVLSGYGRGAYEHQRNQWKVQPEWVVENLLEASRVVLEAV